One Thiocapsa bogorovii DNA segment encodes these proteins:
- a CDS encoding hemerythrin domain-containing protein — translation MPTLEDYRHTHGELRQMIEDLRSLLTPEQLRIRPNAKTAYELLCDLGTKVRSHLADEDRSLYPTLLIHEDPKVKSIAWGFISGEKPLRKTFDDYHKHWLKNCDFNFTEDFLAETHEIFDMVDKRIDREEQVLFPKLIEIGIFTDRSRKSDASAFKTSV, via the coding sequence ATGCCGACCCTGGAAGACTACCGCCACACACATGGCGAACTGCGTCAGATGATCGAGGATCTCAGATCGCTTCTCACCCCCGAGCAGCTGCGCATTCGCCCGAATGCGAAGACCGCTTACGAGCTGTTGTGCGACCTTGGTACGAAGGTTCGCAGCCATCTCGCCGATGAGGATCGCAGTCTCTACCCGACCCTCCTCATCCATGAAGACCCCAAGGTCAAGTCGATCGCGTGGGGCTTCATCAGCGGCGAAAAGCCCTTGCGCAAAACCTTCGACGACTACCATAAGCACTGGTTGAAAAACTGCGATTTCAACTTCACGGAAGATTTTCTTGCTGAAACGCACGAGATCTTCGATATGGTTGACAAGCGCATCGATCGCGAAGAGCAGGTCCTTTTTCCGAAGCTCATCGAGATCGGCATTTTCACCGATCGATCCCGAAAATCCGACGCGAGCGCGTTCAAGACATCCGTTTGA
- a CDS encoding S-methyl-5'-thioinosine phosphorylase — MSLLAIIGGSGFSDFPDLELEASRRVETPFGETSAPVAIGRLDGAEILFIPRHGAEHRLPPHRINYRANLWALRALGAERVVGLAAVGGIGARFSPLALAVPHDLVDYTYGRDHSIYDGEQGALDHVDMTSPYCEELRQVLIRACAESGHPAIEEGVYAATQGPRLETTAEIARLERDGCDLVGMTGMPEAGIARELGLCYASLAFVVNWAAGKGEGVITMAEIESHLSDCVGRVRKVLRIVATSG; from the coding sequence ATGAGCCTTCTCGCCATCATCGGTGGATCTGGTTTTTCGGACTTTCCCGACCTCGAGCTCGAGGCGTCTCGTCGGGTCGAAACCCCCTTCGGCGAGACCTCGGCGCCGGTCGCGATCGGGCGCCTCGATGGCGCCGAGATCCTTTTCATACCGCGTCACGGCGCCGAGCATCGGCTGCCGCCCCACCGGATCAACTACCGCGCCAATCTCTGGGCGCTGCGCGCCTTGGGGGCAGAGCGTGTCGTCGGGCTGGCCGCGGTCGGCGGGATCGGTGCGCGCTTCTCCCCGCTGGCGCTCGCGGTTCCGCACGACCTCGTCGACTACACGTACGGGCGAGATCACAGCATCTACGATGGCGAGCAGGGGGCGCTCGATCATGTCGACATGACCTCGCCCTACTGCGAAGAGCTGCGCCAAGTCTTGATTCGCGCCTGCGCCGAATCCGGTCATCCGGCGATCGAGGAGGGGGTTTATGCCGCGACCCAGGGACCGCGTCTCGAAACCACCGCCGAGATCGCTCGTTTGGAGCGCGACGGCTGCGATCTCGTGGGGATGACCGGCATGCCGGAGGCCGGGATCGCCCGGGAGCTCGGGCTCTGCTACGCGAGCCTAGCGTTCGTCGTGAACTGGGCGGCGGGCAAGGGCGAGGGTGTGATCACAATGGCCGAGATCGAGTCTCATCTATCCGACTGTGTCGGGCGTGTGCGTAAGGTCCTCCGGATCGTCGCAACCTCGGGATGA
- a CDS encoding SprT family zinc-dependent metalloprotease, translated as MTGESMTDATMTTPSPTEHAAARTGALLREAETWLHLAMPRVEIRFDLRGTSAGQARMRSRSFAIIRYNATLLSMHETHFVSETVAHEVAHVVAFVKHGPRIRPHGPEWQAVMRHFGVEPSRCHRYDVSRLRTRSLQRFLYRCDCGTHEISSIRHNRICREGTVYLCRRCRQPLQHEVDLQNERS; from the coding sequence ATGACAGGCGAATCGATGACCGACGCGACGATGACTACTCCCTCACCGACCGAGCACGCCGCGGCCCGCACCGGAGCGCTTCTGCGCGAGGCGGAAACCTGGTTGCATCTCGCCATGCCTCGAGTCGAGATCCGATTCGACCTTCGCGGGACCTCAGCGGGGCAGGCGCGGATGCGAAGCCGGTCTTTCGCAATCATCCGCTACAACGCGACGCTATTGAGCATGCACGAGACACATTTCGTATCTGAGACCGTGGCGCATGAGGTCGCCCATGTCGTGGCCTTCGTGAAGCACGGGCCGCGTATTCGGCCACACGGACCGGAATGGCAAGCCGTCATGCGTCATTTCGGTGTCGAGCCTTCACGCTGCCATCGCTACGACGTCTCGAGGCTGCGCACGCGATCCCTGCAGCGGTTTCTCTATCGCTGCGACTGTGGAACGCACGAGATCAGCAGCATCCGCCACAATCGAATCTGTCGAGAAGGGACCGTCTATCTCTGCCGCCGCTGCAGGCAACCCCTACAGCATGAGGTCGACCTGCAAAATGAGAGATCCTAG